Proteins co-encoded in one uncultured Draconibacterium sp. genomic window:
- a CDS encoding T9SS type A sorting domain-containing protein, producing MKQKRLAVVPIFLLFANLLFAQQSFEWGVKAGSQGSDAINSITGIGDDIYVTGRYTGTFASANEEIEGIAMTDIYLLKLDRKGNTKWIRSIAGEGSGDGSRIIANENNIYLGGTISGTVKNGKNEYSGEGQALFITSWNKQGKINWFTRLPFMGNATFDVLETAPDGSLLAGGMLSGVMVAGKDTLSSRPGRRAYTFTISPEGELISAVLSSGKGDNRLVAAKYGTNGVQYLLFNTFGWMTYGKAPILFKQKEDFKGLVLVKETNGETNWVKYIQGDDYIEGVQLAVSEDNSVTACINYSKNITLPDTTLSTSALEDVVIVNYSGAGTQNWLKQLKSPVVCYAMDALQTRNGKLLLTGYFRDKYSFGTDNILADNDNAEESMFLVQLDKKGELSWHDHPGEQASAFGKSLTIGSQGDIYMAGGFKNEISFNGEKLTSAGKEDVLVAKYFNCEQLDVTISDPGPLCPGALAELSVSGKSFESFLWNDSVWGETFSVLSPGDYYVEAFDSKGCSVKDTISVEWPELTGLGLPASITVSPGNEIVLTASEGFSDYLWNDGTSGANVTVRYDSKKDSSILILTAETFEGCAVSDSTTAHFSKKGGAGMLYSVSPLKVYPNPVQEELSWYYQTTEPADIIVKLFDDKGSLVYQDVIGNYIPSSVQNIDMRGMVSGNYMLSLIIGEDSFNEKIIKN from the coding sequence ATGAAACAGAAGAGACTAGCTGTAGTACCCATTTTCCTGTTATTTGCCAATTTGTTGTTTGCGCAGCAGTCCTTTGAGTGGGGAGTAAAAGCGGGGAGCCAGGGTTCCGATGCAATAAATTCGATTACCGGTATTGGCGATGACATTTATGTAACCGGTAGATATACCGGAACTTTTGCATCGGCTAACGAAGAAATAGAAGGTATTGCAATGACGGATATCTACCTGCTGAAGCTAGACCGTAAAGGGAATACTAAATGGATACGTTCAATAGCAGGAGAAGGATCGGGGGATGGAAGCCGGATTATAGCAAATGAGAATAATATCTACCTGGGAGGAACCATCTCGGGAACAGTCAAAAATGGCAAGAATGAGTATAGTGGAGAAGGGCAGGCGTTGTTTATTACTTCGTGGAATAAACAGGGAAAGATAAACTGGTTTACGCGTCTTCCTTTTATGGGTAATGCCACTTTTGATGTACTGGAAACTGCTCCTGACGGCTCGTTGCTGGCCGGGGGTATGCTTAGTGGAGTTATGGTGGCAGGCAAGGATACTTTGTCGAGCAGGCCGGGAAGACGCGCTTATACTTTTACAATCTCACCAGAAGGAGAATTAATCAGTGCTGTCCTATCATCAGGGAAAGGCGACAACCGTTTAGTCGCGGCCAAATATGGCACTAACGGGGTTCAATACCTGCTGTTTAATACATTTGGGTGGATGACTTACGGAAAAGCCCCAATACTTTTTAAGCAGAAGGAGGATTTTAAAGGCCTGGTACTGGTTAAAGAAACAAACGGTGAAACAAACTGGGTAAAATATATTCAGGGCGATGATTATATAGAGGGAGTACAACTGGCTGTTTCGGAAGATAACAGCGTAACGGCCTGTATTAATTACAGTAAAAATATAACGCTCCCCGACACTACCCTTAGTACCTCGGCACTTGAAGATGTGGTTATTGTCAATTACAGTGGAGCAGGCACCCAAAACTGGCTGAAACAACTAAAAAGCCCCGTGGTATGTTATGCTATGGATGCTTTACAAACCCGTAACGGCAAACTGTTGTTAACCGGCTACTTCAGGGATAAATATTCTTTTGGCACCGATAATATCCTGGCCGATAATGATAATGCAGAAGAGAGTATGTTCCTGGTACAGCTCGATAAAAAGGGCGAACTAAGCTGGCATGATCATCCGGGCGAACAGGCGTCAGCCTTTGGAAAGTCGCTGACCATTGGCAGCCAGGGTGATATTTACATGGCGGGCGGGTTTAAAAACGAAATATCGTTTAACGGGGAAAAGCTAACATCGGCCGGAAAAGAAGATGTATTGGTAGCCAAATATTTTAACTGCGAACAACTGGATGTAACCATTAGTGATCCCGGTCCTCTTTGCCCGGGAGCTTTAGCCGAACTAAGTGTTTCCGGCAAAAGTTTTGAAAGCTTTCTGTGGAACGACTCGGTTTGGGGAGAAACCTTCTCGGTGCTTAGTCCGGGGGATTATTATGTTGAAGCGTTTGATTCCAAAGGCTGTAGTGTAAAAGATACCATATCAGTAGAATGGCCGGAACTAACAGGATTGGGACTTCCTGCCAGCATTACGGTAAGCCCGGGAAATGAAATCGTATTAACAGCCAGCGAAGGGTTTTCAGATTATTTATGGAACGATGGAACCTCCGGGGCAAACGTTACAGTCCGGTACGATAGTAAAAAAGATTCTTCCATTCTTATACTTACCGCAGAAACATTTGAAGGCTGTGCTGTAAGCGATTCTACAACAGCACATTTTTCGAAAAAAGGAGGGGCGGGTATGCTGTACAGCGTTTCACCGCTAAAAGTCTACCCCAATCCGGTACAGGAAGAGCTGTCGTGGTACTATCAAACAACTGAGCCTGCAGATATAATTGTAAAACTATTTGATGATAAAGGGAGCCTGGTTTACCAGGATGTAATCGGGAATTATATTCCCAGTTCGGTACAAAACATTGATATGAGAGGTATGGTTAGCGGGAATTATATGCTAAGCCTGATAATAGGGGAAGATAGCTTTAACGAAAAAATTATAAAGAATTAG